Genomic segment of Coregonus clupeaformis isolate EN_2021a chromosome 34, ASM2061545v1, whole genome shotgun sequence:
atggaagacatacaagaccattgataatctccctcgatctggggctccacgcaagatctcaccccgtggggtcaaaatgatcacaaaaacggtgagcaaaaatcccagaaccacacggggggacctagtgaatgacctgcagagagctgggaccaaagtaacaaagcctaccatcagtaacacactacgccaccagggactcaaatcctgcagtgcccagacgtgtccccctgcttaagccagtacatgtccaggcccatctgaagtttgctagagtgcatttggatgatccagaagaggattgggagaatgtcatatggtcagatgaaaccaaaatagaactttttggtaaaaactcaactcgtcgtgtttggaggacaaagaatgctgagttgcatccaaagaacaccatacctactgtgaagcatgggggtggaaacatcatgctttggggctgtttttctgcaaagggaccaggatgactgatccgtgtaaaggaaagaatgaatggggccatgtatcgtgagattttgagtgaaaaccaccttccatcagcaagggcattgaagatgaaacgtggctgggtctttcagcatgacaatgatcccaaatacaccgcccgggcaacgaaggagtggcttcgtaagaagcatttcaaggtcctggagtggcctagccagtctccagatctcaaccccatagaaaatcattggagggagttgaaagtccgtgttgcccagcgacagccccaaaacatcactgctctagaggagatctgcatggaggaatgggccaaaataccagcaacagtgtgtgaaaaccttgtgaagacttacagaaaacgtttgacctgtgtcattgccaacaaagggtatataacaaagtattgagaaacttttgttattgaacaaatacttattttccaccataatttgcaaataaattcattaaaaatcctacaatgtgattttctggaattttttttcctaattttgtctgtcattgttgacgtgtacctatgatgaaaatgacaggcctctctcatctttttaagtgggagaacttgcacaattggtggctgactaaatactttttttctccactgtatatatatatatatacatacagtaccagtcaaagtttggacaccccttaccattcaggggtttttctttatttttacattgtagaataatagtgaagacatcaaaactatgaaataacacatatggaattatgtagtaaccaaataagtgttaaacaaatcaaaatatattttatatttgagattcttcaaatagccactctttgccttgatgacagctttgcacactctcggcattctctcaaccagcttcttttccttcattctgtcatccgactcatcccaaaccatctcaattgggttgatgtcgggggattgtggaggccaggtcatctgatgcagcactccatcactctccttcttggtaaaatagcccttacatagcctggaggcatgtgggtcattgtcctgttgaaaatcaaatgatagtcccattaagcacaaaccagatgggatggcttatcactgcagaatactgtggtagccatgctggtgaagtgtgccttgaattctaaataaatcacagacagtgtcaccagcaaagcacccccacaccagaacacctcctcctccgtgctttacggtgggaaatacacatgcggagatcattcgttcacccacaccgtgtctcacaaagacatggcggtttgaaccaaaaatctcaaatttggactccagaccaaaggacacatttggctgcaatttctgaggctggtaactctaatgaacttatcctctgcagcagaggtaactctgggtcttccattcctgtggcggtcctcatgagagacagtttcatcatagcgcttgatggtttttgcgactgtacttgaagaaactttcaaagttcttgaaatgttctggattgactgaccttcatgtcttaaagaagtgatggactgtcgtttctctttgcttatttgagctgttcttggcataatatggacttggtcttttaccaaatagggctaccttctgtataccccacctaccttgtcacaacacaactgattggctcaaacgcattaagaaggaaattaaattccacaaagtaacttttaagaaggcacgcctgttaattgaaatgcattccaggtgactacctcatgaagctggttgagagaatgccaatagtgtgcaaagctgtcatcaaggcaaagggtggctatttgaagactctcaaatataacatatattttgatttgtttaacacttttttagttactacatgattccatatgtgttatttcatggttttgatgtcttcactattattctacaatgtagaacattttacaaataaagaaaaacccttgaatgagtaggtgtgtccaaacttttgacttttgagtggggagaacaagtatttgatacactgccgattttgcaggttttcctacttacaaagcatatagaggtctgcaatttttaacataggtacacttcaactgtgagagactgaatctaaaacaaaaatccagaaaatcacattgtatgatttttaagtaattaatttgcattttattgcatgacataagtatttgatacatcagaaaagcagaacttaatatttggtacagaaacctttgtttgcaattacagagatcatacgtttcctgtaggtcttgaccaggtttgcacacactgcagcagggattttggcccactcctccatacagaccttctccagatccttcaggttttggggctgtcgctgggcaatacggactttcagctccctccaaagattttctattgggtttaggtctggagactggctaggccactcctggaccttgagatacttcttacggagccactccttagttgccctggctgtgtgtttcgggtcgttgtcatgctggaagacccagccacgacccatcttcaatgctcttactgagggaaggaggttgttggccaagatctcgcgatacatggccccatccatcctcccctcaatacggtgcagtcgtcctgtcccctttgcagaaaagcatccccaaagaatgatgtttccacctccatgcttcacggttgggatggtgttcttggggttgtactcatccttcttcttcctccaaacacggcgagtggagtttagaccaaaaagctatatttttgtctcatcaaaccacatgaccttctcccattcctcctctggatcatccagatggtcattggcaaacttcagacgggcctggacatgcgctggcttgagcagggggaccttgcgtgcgctgcaggatttaaatccatgacggtgtagtgtgttactaatggttttctttgagactgtggtcccagctctcttcaggtcattgaccaggtcctgccgtgtagttctgggctgatccctcaccttcctcatgatcattgatgccccacgaggtgagatcttgcatggagccccagactgagggtgattgaccgtcatcttgaacttcttcaattttctaataattgggccaacagttgttgccttctcaccaagctgcttgcctattgtcctgtagcccatcccagccttgtgcaggtctacaattgtatccctgatgtccttacacagctctctggtcttggccattgtggagaggttggagtctgtttgattgagtgtgtggacaggtgtcttttatacaggtaacaagttcaaacaggtgcagttaatacaggtaatgagtggagaacaggatggcttcttaaagaaaaactaacaggtctgtgagagccggaattcttactggttggtaggcgatcaaatacttatgtcatgcaataaaatgcaaattatttacttaaaaatcatacaatgtgattttctggatttttgttttagattccgtctctcacagttgaagtgtacctatgataaaaattacagacctctacatgctttgtaagtaggaaaacctgcaaaatcggcagtgtatcaaatacttgttctccccactgtatatagcttaATAAGTAATGGAACGTTGAATCGTCTAGGGGTTTTTCCCTTCCCACTACCAGCTTACTATGGGGAAGGGTTTAAGCTTTGGTTGCACCTCAGCATTTTATGGCAAATGCATTATGAAAGGGGCTACATGAATAcaagttgattgattgatttatcttACCCAGGTGGTTGACTCCAAACTGCATCTCGAAGCCGTCCTTGGTCTTAGAGTAGGGACACATCATGATGCCAGCGTTGTTGATCAGGATATTGACTTGCTTCTCCTCTGCAAACACAAGAAAAACAGTCACTGCAAAAGCTTTCCCTCCCTCCagctatctatctatccatccatccatccatccatccatccattcctaTACCCTGAATGTTACATACCTTTGTTAATCAGCTCAGCGAACTCTCTGATAGACTTGGTGTCAGACAGATCCAGTTTGTGAATGACAATGTTTTCATTTCCACAATCTTCTGTGATCTCTTTCCTGGCGCCCTCCGCCTTCTCCATGTCTCTACACGCCATGATGATGCGAGCACCTGAGAGGGGGTtcagagaggtcagaggttacacATAGGCAGGTCATAAGGTTAATAGCACACGGGAGGACAAATGTGAAAGATGTTCATTTGTGTTTAAAATCCCTGAACATCATAGGATGGTCGTTCTCTACAGTTTAACTAAATATCATAGAAATCTCTAAAAACACAAGCTTAATATCTCAGTTTACAGAATATTTAACTGTTCATTTCACAGTGTTTCTCATCTTCACTTGGCAAACAATGTACTGCTTATCCTATTTTAATGAGCCCAGCCCTGCTGAGAGGTTCTAtgagtacacgcacacacacacgcatgcttgcacacacacacacacacacacacacacacacacacgcatgcttgcacacacacacacacacacacacacacgcatgcttgcacacacacacacacacacacacacacacacacacacacacgcatgcttgcacacacacacacacacacacacacacacgcatgcttgcacacacacacacacacacacacacacacacacacgctcacacaaacacacacaatagctgTGGTGGCCCAGTAATTATGGAATAGAAAGCGTCATTATTCCATGGGAGCGTTCCGTCTGGAAGCTATCAAAGTGCTTTTGTTCCCCTCTCTTTGCTCCGATGTGGGAATCGGAATTGTTTCCCAAATTCCCTGGCAGAGCAGCCAATCAAAATTAAAACACAAACGATAAACAAACAATTAAGAGGAAAGGTAGAGTTTGAGTTGAGCCAATCGCACACACAGTGATGATCCAGGGGGATTTTATGCTGACAGCGTTTATTTGTTCCACATgggtgagtagtgtgtgtgtatgtgtgcattggACACTGCAAAGTTTTTTTTTATCTAGCTGTTGTTTACAGTACATAATTAACACATTTAGTGATTCTATTTTGTTATACCGTCACAGCAATTTTCATTGAGTTAAATTAAAATATACATCAACATTTTAAATTACACAAAAGTGAGTTGAAGGACAGAGGAAGGTAACTTGAGGATTCTAGTTTCAGATCTTTAAGTAAAAGACTGTTTTCCAGTAAGCCAGGAAATAGAATGTGATGCATGCAAGGCTTTGTCTTGGCCCGGCCTGTCTAAAAAAAGACAACCAAATCTCAATTTACCCTATTGGTTATACAATTACATTGATAATTTAATATAACCACTCTCTTTCATTTATTTCCTCTAGCCTACTTCTTGACATCGTAAAGTATGATCAATATTTCCTCATATAACAAATTACTTTAGGAAATAAAATGACAGACAGTTATGAATCTTTCGTTCCCAGCTCTAACCTCAGTCGTGAATGAGTGAAACGTCATTCTGATAACGTCTTTTAACAGAGCCCCGATGCTTGcaatacacacacatattcacactcacacacaaacacaaacggtTGTGTTTTGTAAGAGGAAGTTGGTTCCACACAGAGCTTTTCAAGTGCAGCCAACGGAACAAATCAGACCACGTACACAGAACCAGCTTTaatctccctctgtgtgtgtgcatgcatgtgtgtgtgtgtgtgtgtgcgtgccccaTCGCATGCAAAGGACGGATGGTTAACGGTCTACTCTGACAATGCCCTCTCTGTCTTCACCTCTCCTGGATCCTTATTGACTGCTACTGAGAATATCATTAGGCTAAAGGCGCCCACACACTAGGTTTAGAAAAAAGAAAAtggctttaaaaaaataaacataaaaaatGTGTCCCTCTTGAGACAccatagcaacaacatagccttcctcaaaatagtccgaattaatctaagataaatcaagaaatctgtaattaatttggACGTTTTTGCCAAGGAGGTCTTCTTCACACAATTTTACATcgaactaagatgtttggtgcagcatttctcaagtgaaaaaatgtgaatgaaaattagtcgtctcgttgaatgacaacaaatactTAATTGAAGAATCTTGTCCATAGTTCCCACTCCGACtaggagtagtactgttgaccaatcaccggcGAAGGGGAGTAGACTTCggcttgtgtgtttgtgcgtgtgtttgtgtgtgtgtttgtttaaatatccttgtgggtaccagaagtgctcacaaggatagtaaaacaaggaacatttggacaagtggggacattttgccggtccccacaaggaaaaaggctattttaggcttaggggttaggtttagggttagggttacaaatagggttagggttagaattaaggttagggttaggagttacaGTTAGGTTTAGGGTGAGGCGTTGGGGAAAACATTATTTTGGAtgggaatcaattatttggtccccacaacgatagcaatacaaaactgtgtgtgtgttttctctaccTCTCTTGGCCAGGTCCCTGGCTGTCTCTTTGCCAATGCCAGTGTTAGCTCCTGTGATGATGACAGTCTGACCGTCCAGACGCACGTCACATGACCAGCGGCCACAGAAGAAGTTCCTGACAGAGTCAGATACACACAGCAAGAGAGTCAAATACACAATCAACACAGTCAATCAACACAGTCAATCAACACAGTCAATCAACACAGAGTTAAACACAGTAGAAATCGTTTCGGGGATGTGGTAAGACAGCTTATTACAGAGACAGGAAATGTAGTGATATTACAACATAACGCAACAGCATACATATTACACACATAAGACACACGACATTACTCTAACACCCAGAGCAGACAACAATCAGAATGTCAATTTAACTTAGATGTCAGCAAGTCAATGAAGTAACTAGCTACTAGTAAGAATACCAGCTTAAGCACGGAACCACATTATAAAATATAAATACTTAGTTTTATGATTAACTGTAGATAAGTGAAAAAGATTATGATCTTCTATGGAGCATAAGACTAGATTAAATATTACAGATAGATGGAAATAATTCAATAGATCGGCTATCAAAACTGGATAAATAATATTGTTTTAGTGAAAACCAATAATAAAATGTGTTATGAAGTAGAAATATGTTTTTGTTTTAATTTACTTTAATATGATATAGACTAGCCCAtgggtctccaaccctgttcctggagagctaccctcctgtaagtttttgctccaaccccagttaTAACTGACctggttcagtttatcaaccggctagttattagaatcaggtgtgctagattagggttggagtgactctagcactccaggaacagggtcggAGAGCCCTGGACTAGTCTAATAGCAATTTAATATCAGTACCCTATAGTGGTAACAACAATTTGCTCAATGTTTCATAGTTACAACAGTAATAACACTTCAAATTTGAAAATAACAttaaaaataacataaaatagTTCTGTTTACTGAAAGAGAAAATGACTGCCACCATAGCATCTTTGTTTTTCcaaatataaatagtaattgACCTACCTGATTGAATGCATTCCTTTCCCAGTGAACAAACTTTCTCCTCAACACCTCAAGTTCATCTAAACAAGAGTTTCCTATCGACCCAAGGTTTTATCAACGGATACATTCCTCAGCGTTGCAGCCCGCACACCCGACGTCTGTCACACTATGGGTGTGTTCCAGCCCGTCTTTGTACTGCGcaaataatatttattttattattaccaTAATATAGTAGTGGTTAATTGAGAACTGGTTATGGTTGTTTGTTTGAACAATGGTTAAATGAATGACTTAAGAAAATAGTTTAACTTATTCTCCAGATGTTGTGAGATCTTACAATATATGCGCAGCATGACTATGTTGAATTACTGTCTCGAACTGATGACTGCTCAGGGGTCCTCTCTGACCAATTTCCCCATGAGTGGAGTGAGATTTAGGTCAGTGCGCACCAGACGATGTGATAAATGAGGCGCTCGAAGTTGATTCAGTGAAATTATTGCCTTTTATCGGATCCGTTCAGTTTTTTTAACAATTCTGAGATAGCCTACTGGTAGCCAATTCAGGTTTTGTAAAGGCCTAGCCCACAATGTGTGTTCCTTTTCCCTAGAATATAAAAGGACACTAAACGAATTGGTTTATTATGGCAGTTGACATTACTACTCGTTTCGCCCTGAACAAGGTAGGCACACCTTGACAGTCAGAGAACAAATGTTTACAAACTATATTTCCTTGTTCAAATAATATAACTTTCATTTCCTGGAAAAATCTGGCCCACACATCCTGAGTGACTAACAACGTTTGTGAGACGCGGTTAACAGAGTATCCTGTAGAAAACTCACAACCTTTCCTTTTTATAATCCGAGGTTCAATTGgctacatcatcatcatcattttcTACCGCTGTTATGCTATGTCAGTGAGCAGATTGAGCGCTCATTTTAAGACTTCGTCTTGTAGTCTGAAGCTTTGGCCACTAGATGTCCCCATAGGCCAATTTTAGTGATACTTGTCAGACCTCTTAAATCGTGTTCTAATAGATAATTTCTGTAGAGAAAGCTATTGCTGGTCTAAATAATTGTTAGAAAGCCTAAATTATTCCCAACAAGAAAAGGCAACAGACTGTTGGTACAGCATTTGATAGCATTTTATTTTCTCCAGAAAGCTCAGGAATCAAAGACGTAAAAACAGAAGAGAAATACATGATTTAGCTTAACTGAATGTATGACATATAGCTTTCCTTGACCAGTCTCAGATAGTTTACTGACAGCAACAGTCTCTCAATATTCTAGAACCTGTCTGTACCACTTCCACCTATGCTCACCATCAGCCCCATCATACAtcacctgtctgtctccctcttcaCATTGTACCATCACATTTATCATTTGACATAGTAGGACTTATGACAGCAATATTTTCGCAGTATTTGGCGTGACAGAAAGAAGCAATTTGGTGTAAAGATAGTATTATTGTATGTCTGTTCATCTCCAGCAGATGCCCAGTAGATGACAGCTAACAGCCCAGAGTTTGAGAGCGGTGCCTTCATCACTACCAGCCCTGGCACTCACTGCCTGTGCAcactcactgagagagagagagagagagagagagagagagagagagagagagagagagagagagagagagagagaaataattatTTTAGTTTACACCCTTCTTTCAGGGGTAATCAAGTACAGTACAGGTTAGTGTTCAGGGTCAGGGATGAGAGGTGAAAGGTCACTGACCTGTAGTAACCCCCAGAGGTGAGTTCAGAATCAGGGGTCAGGATGCAGTACAGAGTGGTTTGGGCTCCTTCTGCTGGTGTCTTGAGGAAGTAGTTGAACTTCTTAAGCATGACCTGTAGGGGGCGCTTTATGTGACGCATCAGATCAGTGTTCACTACCCCCGGGTGCACTGCATAGGCTGTCACACCTAGAActgttaatacacacacacacacacacaaacacaaacacacacacacacgcacacacacacacacacacacacacacacacacacacacacacacacacacacacacacacacacacacacacacacacacacaaacacatacattgTCCAAGTACTCAGGGCATCTTTGCTCTATTTCCAACCACAGAGTGATGGTGGTTAAGACATGAGACACTCGCACTGGTGTACGCTTAGATCCATTCTCTACAGGATGCTGCAGGGTGAACACACACGCATGGAAACACATACACCCATACCCACCCGCGGTCCTCTTGGCCAGCTCTCTAGTGAACAGTATATTAGCCAGTTTGCTCTGGACATAGGCCTTGACAGGGTGGTATTCCTTCTCACTGTTCAGGTCCTCAAAGTGGATCCTGCCCATGGTGTGGGCCGATGAAGACACAGTGATGACACGGGAGGGGGCAGAGTGCTTCAGCAGATCCAATAGGAGGAAAGTCAGAAAGAAGTGACCTGGAAAAGGGAAACAGGAAGTAGTTAATATGGATAGGTTTCAATCAATGGCAATCAATCAGTGATAATATCTTCTCTTTATGTGGCAATGGAAAAAAGTGTTGCTTGCAGTCTTGTTAATAAACCAGATGTTTTGCCTCGTACCCAGGTGGTTGACTCCAAGCTGCATCTCGTATCCATCCACAGTGGTGCTGTAGGGACAGATGGCCACGCCTGCATTGTTGATCAGGAAGTGAAGCACCTTCTCCGCTAGGGAACAAAAAGAGTCAGAACGCCTCTTTATCGGAACCCTGACAGTATGGTATTTAATAGGTTTTACATTATAtggtgttgtttgtgtgtgttttaaccCACTGTTGTAGATGTTTTCAGCAAATTCACAGATGGACTTGGTGTCAGCGAGGTCCAGCTTCCTGGCTTCCACCTTGGCCCCTCCCATTTCCCTGACTATGTCACTGACCGCTAGCTCCGCATTCTCCATGTCCCTGCAGGCCAGGATGACACGTGCACCTAGAGAAAGAGAAACCCTTTTTTATTCAATTATCTTTACACTTACAAAAAGTATCAAACTACCATACTGTCCATGATGTCTAGCACATTTCTGACACTTCAGTAGCCTGTAAAACTCCCGGCATATACACTGGCAATGCACCACCACTGGTTCCTACCTCTCTCATTAATAATATACCCCTAaagtcatctttccatagaggggtcatattagtgtgtagcccaaactgttcggacgctacagacagaggttggcagatcggcggtaccgacttcagTCCAGTGACGATTGTGGGGCTCAGAGTCtcgtctttccatagaggggtcataatagtttggatgctacagacgttttcgtgagaagaccaattttcgaaATGTCTCAtgatctgacaaacactgctgtagcaCTGCCACatttcaccgcagatgcagaaggccgacatcggaggatgtggtggattgagacgcagcccatgtgtctagcttaaacagacagatctttatggggatgtttttattatgctaatttgatttccacGAGGGGCGCAGATATCGACTGTAAGGAAGAGAAGGGAAGCAATAGAATATAGAGGAAGAGAATTAAAGATGGTATGGTCTACCTCTCTTGGCCAGGTCCATGGCGGTCTCCTTGCCGATGCCAGTGTTAGCTCCCGTCACGATCGCAGTTTTCCCATCCAGACGAACGTCAGACGACCAGCGCTTAGTAATTAGGGACCTTGAAAAAGAGAGAACTGATATGATAAACAAATAAACTGTTTGACATTTGTTGTTGATATTGACTGGAACAACACAATTAATTACATTAATATTAACAACATAAATGTTGAATTCAAGTTATTTTCTCTCTGATGTCCTTACATCTATTTACAGTAGCACCATAGGGATTGGTTTTACCTGATCTTTTCCATCTCTGTTTTTTCTGATAGAAAACTGATATCCTCTGGGGAGACTTCAGAAATCCCCTCTTCAAccagtctgtctttctgtccacTCACAGAAACTGATGTGTTGGAGGAAGCTGTGTTGAGactcttatgtgtgtgtgtgtgtgtgtcatgcctCCAAATTCTTAACGGACTATTGATAGGCTCCAGATAAACCATTCTTTCATCAGGGGAGAGTTGTATCTAATTCATTAGTGTGTCATAGAGAAACTCTTTCTTACAAAATGTGTATCTGAATAGTAACAGTATTCTGTGATAAGTAGAAATGTGGAGGGAGTTAGTCAAGAGAGATATCCAGCTGTAGGCTCCTCCTATTAGTGGGCCACCATGTTTTATCCTGACCATGTGACTTGACTGTGAAATCCTAGTGTCACATGTATGGTCAGTAAAAACCCAGGTCCCTACATAAGAATGGAGTCTCACACTTCCATACAGGTTCTGTTTCACCTCAGGTGTAATTCAAGCCTGTCTAAACAGCAGGTGAAGATATTCCACTTTCAGCATTTCTGTCTAAGAAGTTTCTGGTAGTTTCCAGGCGAGAACCTGTTGACCTGTGTCACCAGCAGCGAACCAGAACACTGCATCCCTACATggaatgcagtgtgtgtgtgtatgtgtgtgtgtgtgtgtatgtgtttgtgtacaATACATGTAATACAAGTAATAAATCCTCCACTAGGTGGCAGCCTATCATAGTTTAGTGCCAATGTTCTCCAATACATTACCCTCTAAATCTACACACTCTCTATTCTTATGTTCTCTAGAAGCAGCTGAGTTGATGGCATCTGATGTAAACCATGTGCAGGCTAGTCATAACTTCCTGTTTTCACAGACAACAGAAAATACCCTCCTCTCCTGGTGGGCCTCTGGTTCCCAAgggcacacacgcatgcacacttgcacacaaacacaaacgaCCCAAACCAGGCCCCAAATCAGCGTCGCCAGCCCTTCTCATGTGGTTTTAGAGAAAATAGCCCTATCCTAGATGCTACGCTAGCTAAACGTGGCCAATGCTACGTTGGCCCTATACTGGCAGCTATCTTGTGTGATAATGAAagactgtcagtctgtctgtctgtctgcattggGACAGTGACAGAAACTGAAGCCCGGCCACATGTGTAATTAGTTCTGTTTTCCAGTCATTATGGCTCAGAGAGAAGATAAATAACTCTTCAATGTAATTACCAGATAGCAGACAGTAAACCATGGAATAACGGTAAGACTGCTGTCAcaaaaaaacattacattttaatCAAAACAGTTCTGTAATTTATTGAAATTTGATTTGAATCAATATTTATAGTTTATTTACAGACAAGGTAAAAGTTTCCACTTTCAACTCTCGAAAGCTTTATTTGATTGGTTAGCTATTCAATAGCTGGTCTCAGACTTGGTCTTGTAGATTTACTGTGTGAGCTGGTTTTCATTTCAACcgagcctggtctcatagactagacgtaacatagtaaatgtaaaaccGAGACAGTAGAATGagtatatgttacgtttggtatggttacataagacagaagctTACTTAAGGCAAAAAGGAAAGGACagggggtggatgggtgggcgtataatgcaaacatctagcaacccaaaggttgtgtgttcgaatctcatcacagacaattttagctaattagcaactttcaacaacttactactttttagctacgttgcaactacttagcatgttagctaacccttcccctgaccttaacctttttagctaacccttcccctaactcctaaccttaacccctagcatAGCTGACGTTTGCCAGCTAGCAAATGTTAGCATCCTACCCACCTTGCCAACGTTAGCctcaacaaattggaattcataacatatcatacattttgcaaatttgtaacatattgtacattttgcaaatttgtaacatattgt
This window contains:
- the si:dkey-73n8.3 gene encoding retinol dehydrogenase 11 isoform X2; this encodes MEKIRSLITKRWSSDVRLDGKTAIVTGANTGIGKETAMDLAKRGARVILACRDMENAELAVSDIVREMGGAKVEARKLDLADTKSICEFAENIYNTEKVLHFLINNAGVAICPYSTTVDGYEMQLGVNHLGHFFLTFLLLDLLKHSAPSRVITVSSSAHTMGRIHFEDLNSEKEYHPVKAYVQSKLANILFTRELAKRTAGVTAYAVHPGVVNTDLMRHIKRPLQVMLKKFNYFLKTPAEGAQTTLYCILTPDSELTSGGYYSECAQAVSARAGSDEGTALKLWAVSCHLLGICWR
- the si:dkey-73n8.3 gene encoding retinol dehydrogenase 11 isoform X1, which produces MEKIRSLITKRWSSDVRLDGKTAIVTGANTGIGKETAMDLAKRGARVILACRDMENAELAVSDIVREMGGAKVEARKLDLADTKSICEFAENIYNTEKVLHFLINNAGVAICPYSTTVDGYEMQLGVNHLGHFFLTFLLLDLLKHSAPSRVITVSSSAHTMGRIHFEDLNSEKEYHPVKAYVQSKLANILFTRELAKRTAVLGVTAYAVHPGVVNTDLMRHIKRPLQVMLKKFNYFLKTPAEGAQTTLYCILTPDSELTSGGYYSECAQAVSARAGSDEGTALKLWAVSCHLLGICWR